The region GTCGTTTGCCAATCTCGGCGGGAATAGCTTTGTCAGTAACGGTACGTGCGGTTTGAATCATTTCCTTAACGGAGAATCCCTGGCTGCTTCCAAGATTGAAAATGTCACTTTTACCTCCATTTTGTAAATAATCCAGTGCCTTTACGTGAGCTTGAATCAGGTCCTCGACATGGACATAGTCACGGATGCAAGTTCCATCGGGAGTATGATAGTCATCTCCGAAAATAGTGATGGACTGCCTTTGTCCGAGAGCGGCTTGTAAAATAATGGGGACCAGATGTGTCTCTGGACGGTGATCTTCGCCGATTTCACCTGAGCTCCGGGCACCGGCTACATTAAAATAGCGCAATGAAACATAGCGAATATCATGGGCTTTTTCGGTCCATTTCATGATCTTTTCCATAGTTAATTTAGTTTCACCATAGGCGTTTTCAGGATTTGTGGGCGTTGTTTCAGAAATTGGCACTGTTTCAGGTTCGCCATACGTTGCTGCGGTGGAAGAGAATACAATATGCTTCACATGGTATTCAGCCATCACCCGTAATAAGACCTGTGTACCATAAACATTATTATCAAAATATTTTAGTGGATCCTCCATCGATTCTCCAACTAGTGAATTGGCCGCAAAATGGATCACCGCATCAATCGACTCGTTGTCAAATACCTGACGTAAGAAACTAATGTCACGGATATCTCCCTGATAAAAAGTAGCCTTTGGATGGATCGCTTTCTTATGTCCGGTTTCCAAACTGTCAACAACGACAACCTGTTTTCCTTGATCAATGAGCTGATACACTGCATGCGAACCAATATAGCCGGCACCACCTGGAACTAATATACTCATTTTACTATACTCCCTTGTAGAGGATGTTCAAAAAGTCCGGTAAAAATGACGTGCCCCTGCAAAAGGGGTATGCCGACGCCTGAGCGCAAGCCCGTTTTTAGTCGGCCTTCCTTTGAAAAAGCTCGTTGGCTTGCTTTTCCGCTCCTCATGTACCTTTTATGTACACTCCGGTGCTCAAAGCTACGCCACCTTGAACTTCTCGGTCCTTTTTATCCTCCTTTTTGAACACTCACTTATATTTGTTTTGCACCATCATGGATGGAAGCTATATAGAATGTTGCATCATATCCGACGGTTTCACGATAGGTTTTGTTTACCTGCTGTTTGAAAGCAGCTATTTTATCTTTTTCTACAATGGCGATGGCACATCCACCAAACCCGGCCCCGGTCATCCGTGCCCCAATAACGCCATCTTGTTTCCAGGCCGTATGGACAATGGTATCAAGTTCTATGCCGGTTACTTCATAATTATGCTGCAGTGAATGGTGAGATTCATTCATTAGTTTGCCAAAGCCAATTAAATCGCCAGCCTGTAATTTTCTTAATGCTTGTTTCGTCCGTTCATTTTCAGTCACAGCGTGTTTTGCCCGCAAACGGTTTGTTTTATCACGAATTAGGTGTTGATGCGCTTGGAATTTTTCCGTTGATAATTCTCCAAGACTTTGAATATCAAGCGTTGTTTGTAAATCGTTTAGCGCCTGATTACATTGTTCCCTGCGTTCATTATATTTCGAACCGGCAAGTGTCCGCTGTTTGTTGGAATTAATAATCATAATGCTGTAGTTTTCCAATTTGATTGGTGCATATTGGTAATTCAATGTTTGGCAATCCAGCAGCATGGCATGATCCTGCTTTCCCATCCCAACCGCAAACTGATCCATGATGCCACTATTTACGCCAATATATTTGTTTTCCACCTTTTGTCCCAACTGGATCATCTGGATACGATCGATATTAAAGTTAAATAGATTTTCCAATAGTACCCCGGTTACCATTTCAATTGATGCTGACGAGGACAAGCCAGCGCTGTTAGGGATTTCCCCATAGAATAGAATGTCCGCGCCGCTGGTAATCGGGTGACCCATGTCTATCATGTATTTTATCATACCTTTTGGATAATTGGCCCAATCATCTTGTTCATGATAATCCAATTTATTGAGATCACATTCAATAATTCCGCTTGATGGAAAGTTTAAAGAGTAGAAGCGAAAACGTCGATCGGTTCTTTTGCTGCCTAACGCATACGTACCAAAGGAAATAGCAGCCGGAAATACGTGACCACCATTATAATCGGTATGTTCCCCGATTAAATTAATCCTGCCAGGTGCAAAAAACAAAGCAGGTTGTTTGTCTGTCCGGAATATGTCCTGATATGTTGCAAATAAATCCTCCATCCCGATGCCCCCTTGTAAAGGATCATTTTTTATTCGAAAATAAAAGCAATACCTTTATTCTACTATGAAAGCGATTTTACATCAATAAAAAATCGTAATTTATTAGTGAAAAAACAATATAATTTTACTCAAATATGGCGATGATTTAAATATTTTACAAGCATTAAGTGAAAGCGTATACTCAAAACTACAAAATATATGAGAAGGGAATGACCAAAATGGGTAGTAAAATAATCAGTAAAAAACTGATCTTTTTCCTTGGAGCTTTAGGTGGGCTTCTTTATGGATATGATATGGGAGTCATTTCTGGAGCGTTGTTGTTTATTAAAAATGATATTCCTTTAACCAGTTTTACTGAAGGGCTAGTCGTCAGTTCGATGCTTCTTGGCGCGATAGTTGGTTCTGGTTTCAGTGGCCCGCTTTCCGATCGGTTCGGCCGACGCAGGCTTGTATTCATGATTTCCATTGTGTTTATTATTGGTGCACTAATACTTGCAGCGGCGCAAAATATGTCAGTACTTGTTACCGGAAGATTGATTATTGGTTTAGCCGTTGGTGGGTCGACCGCTATTGTACCAGTTTATTTGTCTGAAATGGCATCAACCGAACAGCGGGGATCATTAAGTTCATTAAACCAATTAATGATTACGATCGGTATCCTTGCTTCTTATTTGGTAAACTATGCCTTTGCACCGATAGAGGGCTGGCGCTGGATGGTTGGATTGGCAGTTGTTCCTTCGTTCATTCTTATGATCGGGGTTCTGTTTATGCCGGAAAGTCCAAGATGGCTCCTGGAACATCGGAGCGAAGAAGCTGCCAGAAGTGTGATGAAACTAACTAGAAAACCAGAACAAATTGACCCGGAAATTCATGAAATGCGTGAGATTAACCGAATTTCTGACAGTACATGGAAGGTTTTAACATCTGCCTGGTTACGGCCGACCTTGATCATTGGGTGTTGTTTTGCATTATTTCAGCAGATCATCGGGATTAATGCGATTATTTATTATGCACCGACGATTTTTAGTGAGGCTGGCTTAGGAAATATAACGTCTATTCTTGGCACAGTTGGGATTGGTTCGGTCAATGTGATTATGACCATATTCGCAATGATGATCATTGACAAGATTGACCGTAAAAAACTACTTGTCATTGGCAATATTGGTATGGTAGCGTCGTTAATTATTATGGCGATTTTAATATGGACAATTGGTCTTGAGTCCAGCTTTGGAGCATGGATTATTGTCGTATGTCTGACTTTATTTATTATTTTCTTTGCCTTTACCTGGGGTCCGATTCTTTGGGTTATGCTGCCGGAACTGTTTCCAATGCGTGCCCGCGGTGCTGCTACAGGAATTTCGGCACTTGTTTTATCGATCGGCAGTTTACTTGTCGCACAGTTTTTCCCGATAATGTCGGATGCAATGGGAATTGGCCAGGTATTTCTTGTATTTGCCGTGATTGGCGTCGCAGCATTAATATTTGTAGTCAAATTTTTACCGGAAACGCGTGGTCGCAGTCTAGAAGAAATTGAAGCAGCGTTGCGTCGTCGAACATCCGTAAAAAAATAAATTCTTGGATAACGAAAGATTTGGAATAAAAAACCGTTTCATGAAATGGAGCTGAGAATATGGCAACCATCAAAGATATAGCTGAAAAAGTGAATCTATCTATTGCTACGGTCTCACGTGTGCTTAACGATGATGCAACACTGTCTGTTGGGGAAGAGACCAAACGACGTATTTTCCAGGCTGCTGAACAACTCAATTATCAAAAACATTTACGGAAGAAACAAACACGACCGTTGCGAATTGCCATTGTTCAGTGGTACACCGAAGAAGAAGAGCTAAACGATATGTATTATTATACTATTCGTGCGGGGGCGGAAAAAGAAATAGAAAAAAAGCAATATGAGTTCATTCGATTATTTCCGCATATGGATAAAAAATATAATAAACAGATTGACGGTATTATTGCAATTGGTAAATTTTCCAAGGCAGAGATGAGAGAATTGCAGGCATGGAGTTCAGCCATTTGTTTTGTTGATTATCCTTATTCATTTCCCTTGTTTGATGCTGTCGTTGTTGATTTTGCACAGGCTGCAATGGATGTATTAACCCATTTTAGAGAAAACGGGCATACGAAAATCGGTATATTGGCAGGTAAAGAAACATTCTCGGATGGAACCGAAATGCCAGTTGATCTGCGAATGGCAAGTTATGAACGTTACATGAAGGAGCACCATTTATACCATCAGAAGTATTGCTTCACCGGTTCGTTTACCGTTGAATCAGGCTATGAAATGATGAATACTGCCATTCAGTCACTTAAAGATGATTTGCCAACAGCTTTTTTCTGTGCCAATGATTCGATTGCTGTTGGTGCACTGAATGCTTTGCGTGATCATGGTATTGAAGTGCCTGACAGCGTGGAGATTATTGGTTTTAATGATGCGAGTGTGGCCAAATATGTTTCTCCAGCGCTAAGCACTGTTCGTGTACCAACAGCATTAATGGGAGCAACAGCTGTTTCTGCACTTGAAGAATGCATTTTCAACAAACGGACTATCGCTAAACAGGTAACACTGGCAACTGAATTGGTTATCCGAGAAAGCAGCCTGTAATAAAGAATAATAGTGAACACACCACCAGACATCAGAACACGATTCTGATGTCTGATTTATTTAATTTTGACATTGAAGCGTGCCGAATAATCTACTAAAATAAAAGAAAATGAAACTTTTTCCATGGTTTGCTCGTCTATTGAGTGACAA is a window of Lentibacillus daqui DNA encoding:
- a CDS encoding LacI family DNA-binding transcriptional regulator gives rise to the protein MATIKDIAEKVNLSIATVSRVLNDDATLSVGEETKRRIFQAAEQLNYQKHLRKKQTRPLRIAIVQWYTEEEELNDMYYYTIRAGAEKEIEKKQYEFIRLFPHMDKKYNKQIDGIIAIGKFSKAEMRELQAWSSAICFVDYPYSFPLFDAVVVDFAQAAMDVLTHFRENGHTKIGILAGKETFSDGTEMPVDLRMASYERYMKEHHLYHQKYCFTGSFTVESGYEMMNTAIQSLKDDLPTAFFCANDSIAVGALNALRDHGIEVPDSVEIIGFNDASVAKYVSPALSTVRVPTALMGATAVSALEECIFNKRTIAKQVTLATELVIRESSL
- the galE gene encoding UDP-glucose 4-epimerase GalE, translating into MSILVPGGAGYIGSHAVYQLIDQGKQVVVVDSLETGHKKAIHPKATFYQGDIRDISFLRQVFDNESIDAVIHFAANSLVGESMEDPLKYFDNNVYGTQVLLRVMAEYHVKHIVFSSTAATYGEPETVPISETTPTNPENAYGETKLTMEKIMKWTEKAHDIRYVSLRYFNVAGARSSGEIGEDHRPETHLVPIILQAALGQRQSITIFGDDYHTPDGTCIRDYVHVEDLIQAHVKALDYLQNGGKSDIFNLGSSQGFSVKEMIQTARTVTDKAIPAEIGKRRPGDPSTLIASSDKVKRTLGWNPTRTSITTIMQDAWNWHKSHPHGYGEE
- a CDS encoding galactokinase codes for the protein MEDLFATYQDIFRTDKQPALFFAPGRINLIGEHTDYNGGHVFPAAISFGTYALGSKRTDRRFRFYSLNFPSSGIIECDLNKLDYHEQDDWANYPKGMIKYMIDMGHPITSGADILFYGEIPNSAGLSSSASIEMVTGVLLENLFNFNIDRIQMIQLGQKVENKYIGVNSGIMDQFAVGMGKQDHAMLLDCQTLNYQYAPIKLENYSIMIINSNKQRTLAGSKYNERREQCNQALNDLQTTLDIQSLGELSTEKFQAHQHLIRDKTNRLRAKHAVTENERTKQALRKLQAGDLIGFGKLMNESHHSLQHNYEVTGIELDTIVHTAWKQDGVIGARMTGAGFGGCAIAIVEKDKIAAFKQQVNKTYRETVGYDATFYIASIHDGAKQI
- a CDS encoding sugar porter family MFS transporter, encoding MGSKIISKKLIFFLGALGGLLYGYDMGVISGALLFIKNDIPLTSFTEGLVVSSMLLGAIVGSGFSGPLSDRFGRRRLVFMISIVFIIGALILAAAQNMSVLVTGRLIIGLAVGGSTAIVPVYLSEMASTEQRGSLSSLNQLMITIGILASYLVNYAFAPIEGWRWMVGLAVVPSFILMIGVLFMPESPRWLLEHRSEEAARSVMKLTRKPEQIDPEIHEMREINRISDSTWKVLTSAWLRPTLIIGCCFALFQQIIGINAIIYYAPTIFSEAGLGNITSILGTVGIGSVNVIMTIFAMMIIDKIDRKKLLVIGNIGMVASLIIMAILIWTIGLESSFGAWIIVVCLTLFIIFFAFTWGPILWVMLPELFPMRARGAATGISALVLSIGSLLVAQFFPIMSDAMGIGQVFLVFAVIGVAALIFVVKFLPETRGRSLEEIEAALRRRTSVKK